One genomic region from Jeotgalibacillus haloalkalitolerans encodes:
- a CDS encoding DUF302 domain-containing protein: MFHYTVETKQSVEEAMTTLENNLKEEQFGVLWQFDIKNKLQEKGLDFDQTFHVLEVCNPKEAKNVLEKNLLAGYFLPCKMVVYDENGTTKIGMPKPTSLIQMVEDEDIRSLAADIEERLIACMEKSV; encoded by the coding sequence ATGTTTCATTACACAGTGGAAACAAAGCAGTCGGTGGAAGAAGCAATGACAACACTCGAGAACAACCTGAAGGAAGAACAATTCGGCGTTCTATGGCAGTTTGACATTAAAAATAAGCTGCAGGAAAAAGGGCTGGATTTTGATCAGACATTCCATGTCCTTGAAGTATGTAACCCTAAAGAAGCGAAAAATGTACTGGAAAAGAACCTGCTCGCAGGCTATTTTCTGCCATGTAAAATGGTTGTCTATGATGAAAATGGAACGACAAAGATCGGGATGCCAAAACCGACTTCATTAATCCAGATGGTAGAGGATGAAGACATCAGAAGCCTTGCAGCAGATATTGAAGAAAGACTAATTGCATGTATGGAAAAAAGTGTGTAA